A genomic segment from Takifugu rubripes chromosome 20, fTakRub1.2, whole genome shotgun sequence encodes:
- the LOC115247326 gene encoding uncharacterized protein isoform X2, producing the protein MATSLHSTPPADSCLMLGNPLSSVQLWSALLLSLWHFQTTTNIILLSMAVSDLLVSLAMMPLMIVTLDSFLYTRVFVVAVTQARAMRSQVSTTGSKADKTQVLKLQQFKFFCSIVILQ; encoded by the exons atggctacatctctccattcaacacctcctgcagactcatGTCTGATGCTTGGAAATCCACTCTCATCAGTGCAGCTCTGGTCTGccttgctcctctcactgtg GCATTTCCAGACGACCACCAATAtcatcctgctctccatggcagtgtctgaccttctggtgAGCCTTGCCATGATGCCGCTCATGATCGTCACCCTGGATTCCT ttcTCTACACCagagtgtttgtggtggctgtcacacaggcacGTGCCATGCGGTCTCAGGTTTCAACAACTGGGTCAAAAGCT GACAAGACACAAGTACTGAAGCTTCAACAGTTCAAATTTTTCTGTTCTATTGTAATTctgcaataa
- the LOC115247326 gene encoding uncharacterized protein isoform X3, with protein sequence MATSLHSTPPADSCLMLGNPLSSVQLWSALLLSLWHFQTTTNIILLSMAVSDLLFSTPECLWWLSHRHVPCGLRFQQLGQKLTRHKY encoded by the exons atggctacatctctccattcaacacctcctgcagactcatGTCTGATGCTTGGAAATCCACTCTCATCAGTGCAGCTCTGGTCTGccttgctcctctcactgtg GCATTTCCAGACGACCACCAATAtcatcctgctctccatggcagtgtctgaccttctg ttcTCTACACCagagtgtttgtggtggctgtcacacaggcacGTGCCATGCGGTCTCAGGTTTCAACAACTGGGTCAAAAGCT GACAAGACACAAGTACTGA